The following coding sequences are from one Geothrix sp. window:
- a CDS encoding putative Ig domain-containing protein, giving the protein MSIHSLRQRSGRILLALSMGLGLAALHTGCASNPSSYKDPAPAISSFLACKDKTFTLPDPTSPEPPKTGTTISIVSGSSIYLRGTFAVTGGTAVITPGNLSVTTNVPVPVGPITTPTTYTLTVTNAKGVAVNSQVQIAIPGLADATITTSADPASTLTIGTTGLTASVPAQAGCTYKWSIAGGTAVSAATANTFSFTAGSTVGTVLQLTCDVKNAANTITTGTRSFTLKDTAPTSLTYNPASVSLFNTVPMAAAAVPILLGSAQPGLSTFALAPTSDPLPNGLSLSSSTGAISGTPNEAVSLPHTSHIIVRATNSGGFVDGTLSILVNPAPAFSLSSPTSAGNPAGPGGTVVLTWSVNPSVTSFTITPTVQPTPYTPSTTTGTFNLTAPTATQVYTMTVQPGDFTTTATVHVDAGDITIGSFGPAVVPFGSTQAPITWSITSGVPVTQFVKDPAGTKISGDLSGAARSFTVTNLLPGRQTYTLTAQNDLKSATKTGFVAQRDLYHVAGSYGSGRGTLDGDPDSKGTSTARFYRTQVLTMSDYPADNGAIFAGEYSAHSLRRISSDRKVRTIGGTPGVQGAATDNLVATTMSNPRAVAVDPVTGDVYVSGETYTTRRLLKLARNADGTYTPSVMPNFTLNANGLVIDSNQIMYCVTYSTPNTYLYSMDLKAASPAPTQILDITSVIAANSAGQMAKDFNGGRKLLYIIGTNKIAKVDLAPATPTVSLYAGTGTAGFADSLTATTGTLKTAMAVAVDAKGNLYMSDRDNAAIRMVPAGGTYAGALITVVGKAGTYTTGYQNAAQTLDGGLPTAANTVATIAYPYGITLSSDGSKLYVADAETGLFYTQSVRCVSISGMDANGFPKAGTAFTVEDPANQNYAFAGGPRIYGNMDGLGAVAQFRFSSLATGSLTTGANLATLPGGSKTFVADTGNNLVRIIAADGTVTTMKDTNSNAIIFFSPKGLAAQVDGTGALTALFVADTGTTKKIRRFTPISGQPFFTEDLSFTLTGTFPAAASLNVQGMVVDGTNLYFTDFTANNVYKVDLANANATSVLVTGGSGTPTGIAIQAGATKTLWVAFTGTNQVKSFDLSGGALAIVGVAAGTTPTGAFLDGTAATATFKTPVGLVADGNGYVYVTDTANNAIRVIDTGNSNNVATLVGTPTSTIAPNYYGQRMGLLNSDRTTGDPGNLTGGYVFSPQGISITSTGDLVLTSGNSVYTAVAPANK; this is encoded by the coding sequence ATGTCCATCCACTCACTGCGCCAGAGGTCCGGCAGGATCCTGCTGGCCCTGTCCATGGGCCTCGGCCTTGCCGCCCTGCACACAGGCTGCGCCTCGAATCCCAGCTCCTACAAGGATCCCGCGCCCGCCATCTCCTCCTTCCTCGCATGCAAGGACAAGACCTTCACTCTGCCCGACCCCACGAGCCCCGAGCCGCCAAAGACCGGCACCACCATCTCCATCGTGAGCGGGTCTTCCATCTACCTCCGTGGGACCTTCGCCGTGACTGGCGGAACAGCCGTCATCACGCCTGGCAACCTCTCCGTGACGACCAATGTCCCGGTCCCCGTGGGGCCCATCACCACGCCCACGACCTACACCTTGACGGTGACCAATGCGAAGGGCGTGGCTGTCAACAGCCAGGTCCAGATCGCGATCCCCGGCCTCGCGGATGCCACCATCACCACCAGCGCCGACCCGGCCTCCACGCTCACCATCGGCACCACCGGGCTGACGGCCTCCGTCCCCGCCCAGGCCGGCTGTACCTACAAGTGGTCCATTGCCGGTGGAACGGCCGTCAGTGCCGCCACGGCCAACACGTTCAGCTTCACGGCCGGCAGCACCGTAGGCACGGTCCTTCAGCTCACCTGTGATGTGAAGAACGCGGCCAATACCATCACCACCGGCACCCGTTCCTTCACCCTGAAGGACACCGCTCCCACCAGCCTCACCTACAATCCGGCCTCCGTGTCCCTCTTCAACACGGTGCCCATGGCCGCGGCCGCCGTGCCGATCCTGTTGGGCTCCGCCCAGCCGGGCCTGAGCACCTTCGCCCTGGCTCCGACCAGCGATCCCCTGCCCAATGGACTCTCCCTGAGCAGCTCCACCGGGGCCATCAGCGGAACCCCCAACGAAGCCGTCAGCCTCCCGCACACTTCCCACATCATCGTCCGGGCCACCAACAGCGGCGGTTTCGTGGATGGCACGCTTTCCATCCTGGTGAACCCCGCCCCCGCCTTCAGCCTCAGCTCCCCCACCAGCGCGGGTAACCCCGCCGGCCCGGGAGGCACGGTGGTGCTCACCTGGTCCGTGAATCCCAGCGTCACCAGCTTCACCATCACACCCACGGTCCAGCCCACGCCCTACACGCCCTCCACGACCACGGGCACCTTCAATCTCACGGCGCCCACGGCGACCCAGGTCTACACCATGACCGTGCAGCCCGGTGACTTCACCACCACGGCCACGGTCCACGTGGATGCCGGTGACATCACCATCGGGAGCTTCGGCCCCGCCGTGGTCCCCTTCGGCAGCACCCAGGCCCCCATCACCTGGTCCATCACCAGTGGCGTTCCCGTCACCCAGTTCGTCAAGGATCCCGCCGGAACCAAGATCAGCGGCGACCTGTCGGGCGCTGCCCGTTCCTTCACCGTCACCAACCTCCTGCCCGGCCGCCAGACCTACACCCTGACTGCCCAGAATGATCTGAAGAGCGCCACCAAGACCGGGTTCGTGGCCCAGCGCGACCTGTACCACGTGGCCGGCTCCTACGGCAGCGGCCGGGGCACGCTGGACGGGGATCCCGATTCCAAGGGGACCTCCACGGCGCGCTTCTACCGCACCCAGGTCCTCACCATGAGCGACTATCCGGCCGACAACGGAGCCATCTTCGCGGGCGAATACTCCGCCCACTCCCTCCGCCGGATCAGCTCCGACCGGAAGGTCCGCACCATCGGTGGAACCCCGGGCGTCCAGGGCGCCGCGACCGACAACCTGGTCGCCACCACCATGTCCAACCCGCGGGCCGTCGCCGTGGATCCCGTCACCGGCGATGTCTACGTGAGCGGTGAAACCTATACCACCCGCCGCCTGCTGAAGCTGGCCCGGAACGCGGACGGAACCTACACCCCGAGCGTGATGCCGAATTTCACGTTGAATGCCAATGGCCTCGTGATCGACAGCAATCAGATCATGTATTGCGTCACCTACAGCACCCCAAACACCTACCTCTACAGCATGGACCTCAAGGCCGCGAGCCCCGCGCCCACCCAGATCCTGGACATCACGTCCGTCATCGCCGCCAACTCGGCCGGACAGATGGCCAAGGACTTCAACGGGGGACGGAAGCTCCTCTACATCATCGGCACGAACAAGATCGCCAAGGTGGACTTGGCCCCGGCCACGCCGACCGTCTCCCTTTACGCCGGCACGGGGACGGCCGGGTTCGCGGACAGCCTGACCGCCACCACCGGCACCCTCAAGACCGCCATGGCCGTCGCGGTGGATGCCAAGGGCAACCTCTACATGTCTGACCGTGACAATGCTGCCATCCGCATGGTGCCGGCCGGTGGGACCTATGCGGGAGCCCTGATCACCGTGGTCGGCAAGGCCGGTACCTACACGACCGGGTACCAGAATGCGGCTCAGACCCTGGATGGGGGCCTGCCGACCGCGGCCAACACCGTCGCGACCATCGCCTATCCCTATGGCATCACCCTCAGCAGCGATGGATCAAAGCTTTATGTCGCGGACGCGGAAACGGGCCTCTTCTATACCCAATCCGTGCGCTGCGTCAGCATTTCCGGGATGGACGCCAACGGATTCCCCAAGGCCGGAACGGCTTTCACCGTGGAGGATCCGGCCAACCAGAACTACGCCTTCGCCGGTGGTCCCCGGATCTACGGAAACATGGACGGCCTTGGCGCTGTCGCCCAGTTCCGCTTCAGCAGCCTGGCCACCGGAAGCCTGACGACGGGCGCCAACCTCGCCACGCTGCCTGGCGGAAGCAAGACCTTCGTCGCCGATACGGGCAACAACCTCGTCCGCATCATCGCCGCGGATGGCACAGTGACGACGATGAAGGACACTAACAGCAACGCGATCATCTTCTTCAGTCCGAAGGGTCTCGCGGCCCAGGTGGACGGGACGGGAGCGCTCACGGCCCTCTTCGTGGCCGATACCGGAACCACCAAGAAGATCCGCCGCTTCACGCCCATTTCAGGGCAGCCCTTCTTCACGGAGGACCTCAGCTTCACGCTCACCGGCACCTTCCCGGCCGCGGCCAGCCTGAACGTCCAGGGCATGGTCGTGGATGGGACGAACCTGTACTTCACGGACTTCACCGCCAACAACGTCTACAAGGTGGACCTCGCCAACGCCAATGCCACCAGTGTCCTCGTCACCGGTGGGTCCGGCACCCCCACTGGCATTGCCATCCAGGCCGGCGCGACCAAGACCCTGTGGGTAGCCTTCACGGGCACCAACCAGGTCAAGTCCTTCGACCTGTCCGGCGGCGCCCTGGCCATCGTGGGCGTTGCGGCGGGCACCACGCCCACTGGCGCTTTCCTCGATGGTACCGCCGCCACGGCCACCTTCAAGACGCCCGTCGGCCTTGTCGCAGACGGGAATGGGTATGTCTATGTGACGGATACCGCCAACAACGCCATCCGGGTGATCGATACTGGCAACAGCAACAATGTGGCCACCCTGGTCGGAACCCCCACCAGCACGATCGCCCCGAACTACTACGGGCAACGCATGGGCCTGCTGAACAGCGACCGCACCACCGGGGATCCCGGCAATCTCACGGGTGGCTACGTGTTCTCCCCCCAGGGAATCTCCATCACTTCGACGGGTGACCTCGTGCTGACTTCTGGCAATTCGGTCTACACGGCTGTCGCTCCTGCCAACAAGTAG